Below is a genomic region from Medicago truncatula cultivar Jemalong A17 chromosome 3, MtrunA17r5.0-ANR, whole genome shotgun sequence.
ggaccgaattatctaaccgagtcatccgagtggttccgattcagtcatgcggttcgaccatTAACCCATTGACCCAGTACCCCcgccgagtcgatgaccgagccgagttttaaaactatgcataAACCACTAATGATCTTTGCCGACAAACAAGCATTATTACTATTACTACTCATTCACATGTGAGTTTTATTGAGTCTTACCTTTACCATATGTACTGCAAACCATCCAAAAACAGTACTGTTGTCGGTTCATTCATATGCTAAATCCTCTTCAGTCTTAACTCCTTTACCATATCTCCAATACGATATCCTTGTTAAGGACACtcattgaaagaagaaaaaacgaaTCCCCGTTAAGGAACAGACAACTATATAAAAATCCTCCCTCTCCTAAACAACTAACGGATCCTACGtttaaaagaagtaataaaatatgcaCTATTTAGTGCCACttataaaaaagtaatatttttcaACAATCATATACTTATCAGCAAATGATTATTACATTTATCTCTTTTGTTGGGTAATACTACATTTATAAACAcaatattacattattttttaattttcacacAGGTGATTAGAAAACTGATAGTATGATGGTAAAGGAATAAAAGTGTAACTTATCACCAAATGATTCCGATTGCTTTAATTGAGTGTGCAATATTAAACAATGATTATTTCTTTTGCTTTGTATCAATTATTTTGAAGGATGTGGGTCCAATATTAAACAATGATGACCTTTGCTATATGCACAATCAACCATTCATTCACATGCAATTATTTCTATCATTCAATCTTCATAGTTCTTAATTTCCTtcaaaatttcatctaaaacttTTTTCCTTGCTGCTTTACTATAACCAATCAGAGATGGCTGCAGCTTTGGTTGGAGGTGCGTTTCTGTCTGCTTCTGTTCAAACCTTAATGGACAAACTAACTTCACCCGAGTTTCGTGATTATTTCACAAGAACAGAGTTGAATGAATCATTGATGTATGAGATGGAAACAAGTCTACTTACTCTTGAGGTTGTACTAGATGATGCAGAGGAGAAgcagatcctcaaacccagaaTCAAACAATGGTTGGATCGGTTAAAAGATGCAATCTATGATGCTGAGGATTTGCTCAATAAAATCAGCTACAATGCCCTACGATGCAAGCTGGAGAAGAAACAAGCTATCAATTCTGAAATGGAGAAGATTACAGATCAGTTTCGGAACTTGCTTTCAACTTCAAACTCAAATGAAGAGATCAATTCTGAAATGCAGAAGATTTGTAAAAGGCTGCAAACTTTTGTCCAGCAGAGCACCGCCATCGGCTTGCAACACACTGTAAGTGGTAGAGTTTCTCATAGACTGCCTTCAAGTTCAGTGGTAAATGAATCTGTCATGGTGGGTAGGAAGGATGACAAAGAGACAATAATGAACATGTTGCTATCACAGAGAGAAACAACCAACAATAATATAGGTGTTGTTGCAATTTTGGGCATGGGAGGTTTAGGAAAAACTACCCTTGCTCAACTTGTTTACAATGATAAAGAagttcaacaacattttgacaTGAAGGCGTGGGCTTGTGTGTCTGaggattttgatattatgaGAGTAACCAAGTCTCTCCTTGAATCAGTCACTTCTAGAAATTGGGATATCAATAATCTTGACATCCTTCGAGTTGAGTTAAAGAAAATCTCGAGGGAGAaaagatttttgtttgtgttggacGATCTGTGGAATGACAATTATAATGATTGGGGTGAACTAGTAAGCCCCTTCGTTGATGGAAAACCTGGAAGCATGGTGATTATAACAACGCGGCAACAAAAAGTTGCTGAGGTGGCATGCACATTTCCTATACATGAACTAAAACTTCTATCGAATGAAGACTGTTGGTCTTTACTCTCAAAGCATGCATTGGGCAGTGATGAGATTCAGCATAATACAAATACAGCCCTTGAAGAAACAGGCAGGAAGATTGCAAGAAAGTGTGGAGGATTGCCAATAGCTGCCAAAACACTTGGAGGACTTCTACGTTCAAAGGTAGACATAACAGAGTGGACTTCAATTTTGAACAGCGACATATGGAACTTATCAAATGATAATATTCTTCCTGCTTTGCATTTGAGTTATCAATATCTTCCCTCTCATTTGAAAAGATGTTTTGcatattgttcaatttttccaaaGGATTATCCACTTGAAAGGAAGACATTGGTTTTGCTGTGGATGGCAGAAGGCTTCCTTGATTGTTCTCAAGGGGGAAAAAAGTTGGAGGAATTAGGCGATGATTGTTTTGCTGAATTGTTATCGAGATCgttaattcaacaattaagCGATGATGCTCGTGGAGAAAAGTTTGTCATGCATGACCTTGTCAGTGATTTAGCTACAGTTGTATCGGGAAAAAGTTGCTGCAGGCTTGAATGTGGTGACATCACTGAAAATGTTCGTCACTTCTCATATAACCAAGAATACTATGACATTTTCATGAAGTTTGAGAAATTACACAACTTCAAATGCTTGCGAAGCTTCATATCCTTTTCCTCCATGACGTGGAATTACAGTTACTTATCCTTCAAGGTGGTTAATGATTTGCTACCATCACAAAAAAGGTTGCGTGTGTTATCACTATCAAGGTATAAAAACATCATCAAGCTACCAGATTCAATTGGAAATTTGGTGCAGCTGCGTTATCTAGATATCTCCTTCACTAAAATCAAAAGCTTGCCTGATACAACATGTAGCCTTTACAATTTGCAGACCTTGAATTTATCAAGGTGTGACAGTCTTACTGAATTGCCAATACATATTGGAAATTTAGTCGGCTTACGTCACCTTGATATAAGTGGGACTAACATAAATGAGTTGCCTGTGGAAATTGGGGGACTAGAAAACCTTCAAACTCTCACCCTTTTTTTAGTGGGTAAGAGACATATAGGGTTAAGTATCAAAGAGCTAAGGAAATTCCCAAACCTACAAGGAAAACTTACCATCAAGAACCTGGATAATGTTGTTGATGCCAGAGAGGCACACGATGCAAACCTGAAAAGCAAAGAGAAAATTGAGGAGTTAGAGCTGATATGGGGAAAACAAAGTGAAGAGTCGCAAAAAGTGAAAGTTGTGCTCGATATGTTGCAACCACCAATAAATCTAAAGAGCCTGAAAATTTGTTTGTATGGTGGGACAAGCTTTCCGAGTTGGTTGGGAAATTCTTCGTTTTATAACATGGTATCTCTGCGCATCACTAATTGTGAATATTGTATGACACTTCCACCCATAGGGCAGTTACCTTCTCTCAAGGACCTAGAAATATGTGGTATGAAGAGGTTGGAGACAATTGGTCCGGAGTTCTATTATGTCCAAGGAGAAGAAGGTTCTTGTTCTTCCTTCCAACCATTTCAATCCCTTGAGCGTATAAAATTCAACAGCTTGCCAAATTGGAATGAATGGCTTCCCTATGAAGGCATAAAACTTTCTTTTCCTCGACTTAGAGCTATGGAGTTACATAATTGTCCAGAACTAAGGGAACATTTGCCTAGCAAACTTCCTTGCATAGAAGAAATTGTAATAAAAGGTTGTTCTCATCTATTGGAAACAGAGCCAAACACTTTGCATTGGTTGTCGTCagtaaagaaaattaatatCGATGGGCTTGATGGAAGGACCCAATTGTCATTGCTTGAGAGTGATTCTCCGTGTATGATGCAAGAAGTAGTTATTCGTGAATGTGTTAAGTTATTAGctgttccaaaattgattctgAGAAGCACTTGTCTAACACACTTGAAACTCAGTTCTCTTCCTTCTCTCACTACATTTCCCTCAAGTGGTCTACCCACTTCATTGCAATCACTTGAAATTGTAAATTGTGAGAATTTATCCTTCCTTCCTCCTGAAACGTGGAGCAATTACACATCACTTGTGAGTCTTGAGTTAAATCGTAGCTGTGATTCACTTACATCCTTTCCACTCGATGGTTTCCCTGCCCTCCAAACACTTGACATATATAAGTGTAGAAGTCTGGAttccatttatattttagaaaggTCTTCACCTCGGTCGTCGAGCCTCGAATCACTTACTATCAAATCCCatgattcaattgaattatTTGAAGTCAAGCTTAAGATGGAAATGCTCACCGCTCTTGAAAGGTTGTTTCTAACATGTGCAGAGTTGTCATTTTCTGAAGGAGTTTGTCTACCTCCCAAATTACAATCAATTGAGATTTCTACCCAAAAAACAACACCGCCGGTTACGGAATGGGGTCTCCAATATTTGACAGCACTTTCCTACTTGACTATTCAAAAGGGTGATGATATATTTAACACCTTGATGAAGGAGTCATTGCTACCCATCTCCCTTTTGTATCTACGTGTCTTTGATCTCTCTGAAATGAAGTCCTTTGATGGAAATGGGCTTCAACACCTCTCCTCTCTCCAATatctctgttttttcttttgtcatcAACTTGAGACATTGCCAGAAAACTGCCTCCCTTCCTCGCTGAAATCACTTCTATTGCTTGGATGTGAAAAGCTAGAGTCATTACCAGAAGACAGCCTCCCTTCCTCTCTTAAACTACTCGCTATCGAGTTTTGCCCATTGTTAGAAGAAAGGTATAAAAGGAAGGAACATTAGTCCAAAATTGCTCACATCCCTTTCATAAGAATAAATGATGAAGTCACAATATGATAGACAAGTTGTGTTCCCATTTCAGGTATGTTCCACAGTTCCTACCAGAAAGCCAATAATCAATCATCTGTACGACACACCTCTTAATATTTTCATATCATCTCATGGGTCCTCTGCTacgtatgtttttttttaaaagatgaatttttaaagaCCAATTTTTGTATACATTTTGcacacaatattttattttgtttttttttttatttccagaATCAATTAATGTAGCTCGGGTAGTTTGATATAGAACTACATAAGTCTTGTTGGAAAACTGgtttcttattaatttttggGCTTATAAAACCATCTTTGGTCTGTAATATTTGCACAGAATCAAATCTTATGCACATTTGATGAATAAAGCTGTAACTGCTACATTTGTCTCAGGAAATCATATCAAAAATCAATCTTTTACTTCTATATTTGGGATAATTCAACTGAGAAATCAGCAGGAAAAACTCAATATGTTTTGTAAACAGTAATCTAAATGGAATTGTCGAAAGAACATTTTCtacaacaataaaaatttaacaatCATGTCCTTGGAGCTAATCAAAGGAAAATGCTTATTTCATCTTTTCAGAAGATCAAAGTTCAAAGGCCTATGTGGATGATAATCAGCTCACTtgatgaattgaagaaaaatgctTAGTTGAACTTATTTGAGAGGACCCAAATGCATGGTTGCCATTGATTGCCACAAGATcggtttgtattttattatcatttgaATGTTTCGTAATAACCTGCATGATCCGATCAGACAAAGTACAATGTAGTAGGATTTGTAATATTCTtaatttgtaactttttttttcggACGTGATTCTTAATTTGTAACTTTAAGCGAATGCTCATATGATAAAACCATTCTCTGCTAAATATTCTTGTTGGCTGGTTTATTtaccacaaaaaaaagaaaaaaaaacgacCCTTTAGTAACCTTTCTGATCAACAATGCCTCAAAAAATCCTACAATATCTGCTTCCCAATTGGTAAGTATCTTAAGAAGCTTCATAACCCTTTGCTTCCTCTCAACCATAATCTACTGTATTAATTTAATGTAAACCTTAGGACTTATAACTCAAAATTTGTATATCCTACTAAATCATGCTTTCATAATGATCAAActtcaaatgaaaatatattattttagtaaaattttgAAGAAGTAAACTATTTGCTCGCAATGACCCGTATAAacttttcatataaataaatggGAAACTTGTTGTCCATATATCACTAGTACTTTTCTTTTATGCCGAAAATAATGACTAACAtcactctttttttaattttttttttatggggaaCAAATTGTCCCAATTATTTCTAGTATCAACATAAAtgttccttatttatttttttaaacaatacaCGTGACACAGTGAAAGTCGGTAAGACAACCTAACGACCACATATGTCTAGTCATGGTTAataaataggaagaaaaaaacttattgaGATTGTCTTGTTTAATTTTGTAAGGGACTGAATAGAGTCTTTTTATTTGTCAAGGACTCATTTGATCccttcacattttttttagaaacccTACATATATTTTGTTAGCGACCAAAACCATCAAcgattttctcaaaaaaaaaagttaatagtgtttttcacccctgtaatatatgtcattttcaattttcgcccctgtaaaatttcggtttgatttgcatccttgtaaaactttttttttccaaaaaacacTTCTCCCCCATCCAACTCAACAAATTCACTTACGTGGCGCTgatttgccatttttttttcatttttttttatttttaattatccacgtgtaaaaaaaaatccacatcagattttacattaaaaatatttgaaaataaaaaaaatcataaaaatattcagtttttattccaaaaatttaataaatcgaaaaataatttttaaaaaattcacaaaaaatattaagattttttccaaaatataaaaaaacagaaaaatagtcgtattttttggaaaaatcgaaaaaagctcagatttttttcaaaaattagaaaaaaaaaactattaagatttttttcgattaaaaagatttaaaaaaattctggaatttaattttcaaaatacaaaaaaagtaagttttcaaaattaaaaaaaaaaaaaaaaaaaaaggtcagattttttttaaaaattgtggaaaaaaatttaatttttaaaaatctggatacaaatttagaGGGTTTTGAAAAAGTCGTGGAAATTCCAATTTTCCTAGAATTAAGCTTTTCCTTAGAGGAGGTAGTAATCATAAATCTTATCTTTGtggaatgaaatgatttttttcccaatattttattaaaattgtggaataaaattttcgacTAAAAAATCtgtattttttctatatttatatacaaattttttaaaaaaattcagatttttttttttaaaaatctgaccTATTtggtaatttttaaaatttgctttttttttattttgaaaattaaattcaagaattttttaaaatatttttaatttttaaaaaaatctgattatattttctgattttttctaatttttgaaaaaaaatataatttttttttcgatttttaaattttttggaaacaaatatgactattttttttgtttttttatatttctgaaaaaatcttaatatataagaagatagaagattaggtgtgagcattagggttaaaacagtaaaattatgcaatagggtttaggttaaaattagggcttacatgttaactttaatatataagaagataggtgtgagcattagggttgttcatgaaaataggagattaggtgtgagcattagggttaaaacagtaaaattatgcaatagggtttaggttaaaattagggcttacatgttaactttaatatataagaagatattgtttaggttaaaattagggcttactagttaactttaatatatgagaagatatataagaagattaggtgtgagcattagggttaaaatagtaaaattatgcaatagggtttaggttaaaattagggctaacatgttaactttaatatataagaagataagaagatatgcaataaatttaggttaaaattagggcttacatgttaactttaatatataagaagattttGTACAGaatactagaaaaattcatcgcactaatttcatgccttttttttttacaatattttgcacacttttttttaaccaattccATGCCTTTATTCCATCCCTAAcatgttgccttttttttttttacaatattttctacacttatttaatacattTATAGATGgaataccctaatttccataCAAACTCGGCTACCTTAattttcatgtaaacttagttatATATACCAAGCCCTAAAcgtgtttctctaaaaaaaaaaaaaaaaaaaaacttaaaccgtgtaaaaatttcacacacaacacaaaaatcatatattttaatatttagaaCTTTACAAATGGAAAGACGCGACattacaacttatttttttcatcgttaccaattatatattacattttattattcgtatgtcaatccctttacaataaaccAGAGCGAAGTACGGGTCAAAAATCTAGTTATAAATAATGGACAATTAATGTGGCGTTTTGGAGGGATTAAGGTTTAGGGTTGAATAGCgtcttatttttaattgactAAGAGCTTCTTGATGCTTAATATTTAGGGTCGTGCGTGAAAGTAGATTTGGAGAACTTTATCTCTTGCTTTCACCGCAATCTTTCTTCTTGTTGTTTTCAGAGCTCTTAAGTAGTTCTTCGTTTCACCAGTCACCACAAATAAGGTTGAATCACTGCCAAGGTTTTGCATCATCACCATTTGTATTCTAGTATGTCGTTGTGGACTTAAGTCAGTTGGTaggaataatgcataatatataaagGTCCGGGTTTAAActccaaccaccacaaaatGGGCTGGGCCgtatgggccggcccgtttagcccgaataaatatagggctcgggcctaaaatattgagcccgaattttaatagggctttttagcccggcccttaaaagcccgttacccgttagggctagcccgttagcccgcataacaaaaaaaactcctataaattatatatatttttcaaataattcttttcttagttgattatcaaagtaaaaaacaaaagtgaaaattcaatgaattaacacaaatataaatgtaatataaaattatatttattcgcttcgttatttatagttttaaagatc
It encodes:
- the LOC11408384 gene encoding putative disease resistance RPP13-like protein 1, whose product is MAAALVGGAFLSASVQTLMDKLTSPEFRDYFTRTELNESLMYEMETSLLTLEVVLDDAEEKQILKPRIKQWLDRLKDAIYDAEDLLNKISYNALRCKLEKKQAINSEMEKITDQFRNLLSTSNSNEEINSEMQKICKRLQTFVQQSTAIGLQHTVSGRVSHRLPSSSVVNESVMVGRKDDKETIMNMLLSQRETTNNNIGVVAILGMGGLGKTTLAQLVYNDKEVQQHFDMKAWACVSEDFDIMRVTKSLLESVTSRNWDINNLDILRVELKKISREKRFLFVLDDLWNDNYNDWGELVSPFVDGKPGSMVIITTRQQKVAEVACTFPIHELKLLSNEDCWSLLSKHALGSDEIQHNTNTALEETGRKIARKCGGLPIAAKTLGGLLRSKVDITEWTSILNSDIWNLSNDNILPALHLSYQYLPSHLKRCFAYCSIFPKDYPLERKTLVLLWMAEGFLDCSQGGKKLEELGDDCFAELLSRSLIQQLSDDARGEKFVMHDLVSDLATVVSGKSCCRLECGDITENVRHFSYNQEYYDIFMKFEKLHNFKCLRSFISFSSMTWNYSYLSFKVVNDLLPSQKRLRVLSLSRYKNIIKLPDSIGNLVQLRYLDISFTKIKSLPDTTCSLYNLQTLNLSRCDSLTELPIHIGNLVGLRHLDISGTNINELPVEIGGLENLQTLTLFLVGKRHIGLSIKELRKFPNLQGKLTIKNLDNVVDAREAHDANLKSKEKIEELELIWGKQSEESQKVKVVLDMLQPPINLKSLKICLYGGTSFPSWLGNSSFYNMVSLRITNCEYCMTLPPIGQLPSLKDLEICGMKRLETIGPEFYYVQGEEGSCSSFQPFQSLERIKFNSLPNWNEWLPYEGIKLSFPRLRAMELHNCPELREHLPSKLPCIEEIVIKGCSHLLETEPNTLHWLSSVKKINIDGLDGRTQLSLLESDSPCMMQEVVIRECVKLLAVPKLILRSTCLTHLKLSSLPSLTTFPSSGLPTSLQSLEIVNCENLSFLPPETWSNYTSLVSLELNRSCDSLTSFPLDGFPALQTLDIYKCRSLDSIYILERSSPRSSSLESLTIKSHDSIELFEVKLKMEMLTALERLFLTCAELSFSEGVCLPPKLQSIEISTQKTTPPVTEWGLQYLTALSYLTIQKGDDIFNTLMKESLLPISLLYLRVFDLSEMKSFDGNGLQHLSSLQYLCFFFCHQLETLPENCLPSSLKSLLLLGCEKLESLPEDSLPSSLKLLAIEFCPLLEERYKRKEH